In a single window of the Pontibacter russatus genome:
- a CDS encoding peptidase domain-containing ABC transporter yields the protein MRNSFPLYKQLDSMDCGPTCLRMVAKYYGRSISLEYLRNKSQYGKEGVSMLGLSDAAENIGLRSVGAKLTFEQLINNAPLPAVIHWDHYHFVVLTPESTNKKLVIADPAKGFIKLNKDDFLRHWLSTIENESGKGTALLLEPIPLFEEMDFKDVDQAKKTKIGRDYLFSYVKQHKAYFYQIFLGLLLGSILQLIFPYLTQSIVDKGIDNRNINFIQIILAAQLMLLFSQTVIEFIRSRILLHISTRINVSLLSGFWAKLLKLPMQFFDSKHPGDIMQRVSDHQRIESFLTGTALNTLFSIITLVVLSFVLLSYNIIIFVIFLFGSLLYLIWIRFFLKYRRELDYQRFAIAAKETNATMQLIYGMQEIKLNNAENTYRWAWEGLQAGLFKLNFRTLSVSQYQQIGAFFINQGKNILITFIVAKLVVEGELTLGMMLAIQYIIGQLNSPIDQLIGFTQQAQDAKISLERLNDIHLLDDEEPVQKHFNHYLPEEHSIHIKNLSFTYPGAGNEPVLKNINLTLPMSKVTAIVGMSGSGKTTLMKLLLKFHETYKGDIFIGNSSFKTISPKFWRSASGAVMQDSFVFNDNIRKNITVTNEKVDEQRLLYACKTANILSFIESLPLGFYTKLGAEGNGISGGQKQRLAIARAVYKNPQILFFDEATNSLDANNEKEILENLQQFLNGKTVIVVAHRLSTVKNADKIVVMVNGEIAEEGTHTELTMRKGKYYELVKNQLELGN from the coding sequence TTGAGAAACTCATTTCCACTTTATAAACAGCTTGATTCTATGGACTGTGGCCCGACCTGCCTTCGTATGGTGGCAAAGTACTACGGCCGTTCTATTTCATTGGAGTACCTGCGAAATAAGTCGCAATATGGTAAAGAAGGTGTATCAATGCTTGGCCTGTCCGATGCTGCAGAAAATATTGGGTTAAGATCTGTCGGAGCCAAACTTACTTTTGAACAACTTATTAATAATGCCCCACTGCCTGCCGTTATTCATTGGGACCACTACCACTTTGTAGTTTTAACTCCTGAATCAACTAATAAAAAACTGGTAATAGCCGATCCAGCAAAAGGATTCATCAAGCTTAATAAAGACGATTTTCTAAGACACTGGCTCTCCACTATTGAAAATGAATCAGGTAAAGGCACTGCTCTTTTGTTGGAACCCATTCCTCTCTTTGAAGAAATGGATTTCAAAGATGTCGATCAGGCAAAGAAAACAAAAATTGGCAGAGATTACTTGTTCAGCTATGTAAAACAACATAAGGCTTATTTTTATCAGATATTTCTGGGCTTACTTTTAGGCAGTATTTTACAACTCATTTTCCCTTACCTTACGCAAAGTATTGTTGATAAAGGCATCGATAATCGGAATATAAATTTTATACAAATTATCCTGGCAGCACAGCTAATGCTGCTGTTTTCACAGACAGTGATAGAATTCATCCGTAGCCGTATATTGCTACACATCAGCACAAGAATAAATGTTTCTCTGCTATCAGGCTTTTGGGCCAAGCTCTTAAAGCTTCCGATGCAGTTCTTCGATAGTAAACATCCTGGTGATATTATGCAGCGCGTAAGTGATCATCAGCGCATAGAAAGTTTTTTGACAGGAACGGCATTGAACACTCTCTTTTCGATTATAACCCTTGTTGTTCTTTCCTTTGTTTTACTTTCGTACAATATTATCATATTTGTCATTTTTCTTTTTGGTAGTTTGCTATACCTAATCTGGATACGATTTTTTTTAAAGTACCGTCGGGAACTTGATTACCAGCGTTTTGCCATAGCTGCCAAAGAAACCAATGCCACAATGCAATTGATTTATGGTATGCAAGAAATAAAACTTAATAATGCTGAGAATACTTACCGCTGGGCATGGGAAGGACTACAGGCAGGCTTATTTAAGCTTAACTTTAGAACTTTATCGGTTAGCCAATACCAACAAATAGGTGCGTTCTTTATTAATCAAGGTAAAAATATTCTCATTACCTTTATAGTAGCCAAGCTGGTTGTGGAAGGCGAGCTTACCTTAGGTATGATGCTTGCAATTCAATACATCATAGGTCAATTAAACAGCCCGATAGATCAGTTGATTGGATTTACACAACAGGCACAGGATGCGAAAATTTCTTTAGAGCGTCTAAACGATATTCATCTGCTAGATGACGAAGAGCCTGTTCAAAAACATTTCAATCATTATTTACCCGAAGAACATAGCATTCATATAAAGAACCTTTCTTTCACTTATCCAGGCGCAGGCAATGAGCCTGTACTGAAAAATATAAATTTAACACTACCGATGAGCAAGGTAACCGCTATTGTCGGTATGAGTGGAAGCGGTAAGACGACTCTTATGAAATTGCTTTTGAAGTTTCATGAAACGTACAAAGGCGATATTTTTATAGGTAACTCAAGTTTTAAAACTATAAGCCCAAAATTTTGGCGCAGCGCAAGCGGTGCAGTTATGCAGGATAGTTTTGTATTTAATGATAATATACGAAAAAATATTACTGTTACCAATGAAAAGGTTGATGAGCAACGCCTTCTCTATGCCTGCAAAACAGCCAATATACTTTCCTTTATTGAATCATTGCCATTAGGCTTTTATACAAAGCTGGGTGCAGAAGGCAATGGCATTAGTGGCGGGCAGAAACAAAGATTGGCTATTGCAAGGGCAGTATATAAAAATCCTCAAATTTTATTCTTCGACGAGGCTACCAATTCCTTAGATGCCAATAATGAAAAAGAGATTTTGGAAAACCTGCAGCAATTCCTTAATGGCAAAACAGTGATTGTTGTGGCTCATCGTCTCAGCACGGTAAAAAATGCAGATAAGATTGTGGTGATGGTTAATGGGGAAATTGCCGAAGAAGGCACACATACAGAACTTACAATGAGAAAAGGCAAGTATTACGAACTCGTAAAGAACCAATTAGAATTAGGAAATTAA
- a CDS encoding CsbD family protein: MNETEYRTRGDWNELKGKMKQQYGNLTESSILQRPGFWRVN; the protein is encoded by the coding sequence ATGAACGAAACAGAATACAGAACCCGAGGCGACTGGAACGAGCTGAAGGGAAAGATGAAGCAACAGTACGGCAACCTGACCGAATCCTCTATTTTACAGCGGCCTGGTTTTTGGAGAGTCAATTAA
- a CDS encoding HlyD family efflux transporter periplasmic adaptor subunit, with translation METDNTLLLLDNAPIESVPKMKNTFGDHGNEIDEIISRKVPFIVRWGTVLFLLLFMLLALICWFIQYPDIISASAKLNSANAPRQVIARADGKLVRIIVKENEKVDAGQVLGYMESIANPQSVMEIKKRLATINSLISQNRTDEIIYLFPDHTNHQFLNNLGELQTPYQTFTQSFTMFRDVLSNGFFLQKKKMLVTDIQNIQKMHDILTYQKDLLQQDFSLSSQTFESNESLAKDKVISQLDYRNEKSRLIDKQLSLPQIDASIVSNDIQLNEKRKEIAELENQIIVHKNTFIQALRTMKSQVQSWEYEFLLKAPVSGTVVFIGFLQENQEMKSGQPLFYVQPDNASYFVELLIPQYNFGKVKPGQQVILKFQAYPYQQYGSVLGQIDYIKSTPTDSGYLAKVILPDGFITNHKKPLRFQHGLLAQADIITEDMRLLERFYFDLLKQFKE, from the coding sequence ATGGAAACAGATAATACTTTACTACTTCTCGACAATGCGCCTATTGAAAGTGTGCCCAAAATGAAAAATACATTTGGCGATCATGGAAATGAGATCGACGAAATTATTTCGAGAAAAGTACCTTTTATTGTGCGCTGGGGTACTGTCTTATTTTTACTCCTGTTCATGCTGCTTGCTTTAATATGCTGGTTTATTCAATACCCAGACATTATTTCTGCCAGTGCTAAATTGAATAGTGCCAATGCTCCCCGACAGGTAATTGCAAGAGCAGATGGCAAATTGGTAAGGATAATAGTAAAAGAAAATGAAAAAGTAGATGCGGGGCAAGTTTTAGGTTACATGGAAAGTATTGCTAATCCGCAGTCGGTAATGGAAATTAAAAAACGATTAGCAACCATCAACAGCCTTATAAGTCAAAATAGAACAGATGAAATAATCTATTTATTTCCTGATCATACTAATCATCAGTTTCTGAATAACTTAGGGGAATTACAGACTCCCTATCAAACCTTCACCCAATCTTTTACTATGTTCAGGGATGTTTTAAGCAATGGTTTCTTTCTGCAGAAGAAAAAAATGTTGGTTACAGACATACAGAACATTCAAAAGATGCATGATATATTAACCTATCAAAAGGATTTGCTACAACAGGATTTTTCATTAAGTAGTCAAACTTTTGAGTCTAATGAATCTTTGGCTAAAGACAAAGTGATATCTCAGTTAGACTACCGTAACGAAAAAAGTAGACTAATAGACAAGCAATTATCCTTACCACAAATTGATGCATCCATTGTTTCCAATGATATCCAGCTAAATGAAAAAAGAAAAGAAATTGCTGAACTGGAAAATCAAATTATTGTGCATAAAAACACCTTCATACAGGCATTGCGAACAATGAAAAGCCAGGTGCAATCATGGGAGTATGAATTCCTGCTGAAAGCACCTGTATCGGGAACAGTTGTCTTCATTGGCTTTCTACAGGAAAATCAAGAAATGAAATCCGGGCAACCTTTATTCTATGTGCAGCCTGACAATGCTTCTTACTTTGTTGAATTACTCATTCCCCAATACAACTTCGGTAAAGTAAAACCAGGGCAACAGGTTATATTAAAATTTCAGGCCTATCCTTATCAACAGTACGGTTCAGTACTTGGCCAGATTGACTATATTAAGAGCACGCCAACCGACAGCGGTTATTTAGCAAAAGTTATCTTGCCTGATGGATTTATAACGAATCACAAAAAGCCTTTGCGATTTCAGCACGGCTTACTTGCACAGGCAGACATCATAACAGAAGACATGCGACTTTTAGAACGTTTTTATTTTGATCTTCTTAAACAGTTTAAAGAATAG